The following are encoded together in the Bacillus cereus group sp. RP43 genome:
- a CDS encoding YqkE family protein yields MKKKKQRQTQRHSQMNQPEKESLTLGDQLNDSLMQQLKNKKKELQVREEKKEAAELERKRQEQKEREKNKSFEELLSESSLTWKDFK; encoded by the coding sequence ATGAAGAAAAAGAAGCAAAGACAAACACAAAGACACTCTCAAATGAATCAACCAGAGAAAGAATCACTTACACTAGGTGATCAATTGAACGATTCGTTAATGCAACAATTAAAGAATAAGAAAAAAGAGTTGCAAGTGAGAGAAGAGAAAAAAGAGGCAGCAGAACTGGAAAGAAAGCGTCAAGAGCAAAAAGAACGTGAAAAGAATAAATCATTTGAAGAACTGTTAAGTGAAAGTAGCCTTACTTGGAAAGACTTTAAATAA
- a CDS encoding GrpB family protein codes for MRKIVVVPYENHWSEKFQMEAERLKSVMPETVEIHHIGSTSVPGLAAKPIIDMIMEVESIDRVDRWNERFKELGYIVKGENGISRRRYFIHGTEEKRSYHLHVFEKENPEITRHLAFRDYMMAHCEEAEAYATLKKELAEKYTYDGTMYTEGKNEFVRNVDEKAKEWIESNVND; via the coding sequence ATGAGAAAAATTGTAGTCGTGCCGTATGAAAATCATTGGAGTGAAAAATTTCAAATGGAAGCCGAAAGATTGAAGTCTGTGATGCCAGAAACAGTGGAGATTCATCATATTGGCAGTACATCAGTGCCAGGACTAGCAGCTAAACCTATTATTGATATGATTATGGAAGTAGAAAGTATCGATCGAGTAGATCGTTGGAATGAAAGATTTAAAGAGCTTGGTTACATCGTAAAAGGGGAAAATGGTATTTCAAGACGCCGTTATTTTATTCATGGAACTGAGGAGAAACGCTCGTATCATTTACATGTATTTGAAAAAGAGAACCCTGAGATTACAAGGCATTTAGCGTTTCGTGATTACATGATGGCTCATTGTGAAGAAGCAGAGGCATATGCGACTTTAAAGAAAGAACTAGCAGAAAAATATACATATGATGGCACGATGTATACAGAAGGAAAAAATGAGTTTGTACGTAATGTTGATGAAAAAGCGAAAGAATGGATAGAAAGTAACGTGAATGACTGA
- a CDS encoding aldo/keto reductase, which yields MHIPTTTLHNGVKMPMIGLGVYKAKEGDEVKQAVKTALEVGYRSIDTATVYENESGVGEAVRESGIPREDLFITTKVWNDDQGYEETLEAFEKSLTKLQMDYVDLYLIHWPIRGKYVDTYRALEKLYEEGKVRAIGVSNFHKHHLELLLPNCKVKPMVNQVELHPMLAQFELRDFCQGEQIQMEAWSPLMRGGEVFQHPIIQAISKKYEKSPAQVILRWDIQSGIVTIPKSVTPSRIKENFTIFDFSLTEEEMDQINTLNRNLHVGTNPDKYDTL from the coding sequence GTGCATATTCCAACAACTACACTTCATAATGGCGTGAAAATGCCGATGATTGGTCTAGGCGTTTATAAAGCGAAAGAAGGCGACGAAGTAAAACAAGCAGTAAAAACAGCGTTAGAAGTTGGATACCGTTCGATTGATACAGCAACTGTATATGAAAATGAAAGCGGTGTCGGAGAAGCGGTTCGTGAATCTGGGATCCCGCGAGAAGACTTGTTTATTACAACAAAAGTTTGGAACGACGATCAAGGGTACGAGGAGACGCTTGAGGCGTTTGAAAAAAGTTTAACGAAATTACAAATGGACTATGTAGATTTATATTTAATCCATTGGCCGATAAGAGGAAAGTATGTTGATACGTACCGTGCTCTAGAAAAGCTATATGAAGAAGGTAAAGTGCGTGCTATAGGTGTTTCTAATTTTCATAAACATCATTTAGAACTGTTATTACCAAATTGCAAAGTGAAGCCAATGGTAAACCAAGTTGAACTTCATCCAATGTTAGCGCAATTTGAATTGCGTGATTTCTGTCAAGGTGAGCAAATTCAAATGGAAGCGTGGAGTCCTTTAATGAGAGGCGGCGAAGTATTCCAGCATCCAATTATTCAGGCTATTTCTAAAAAATATGAAAAGTCACCTGCACAAGTTATATTAAGGTGGGATATTCAAAGTGGGATTGTGACTATTCCTAAATCTGTTACGCCATCTCGTATTAAAGAGAACTTTACTATTTTTGATTTCTCATTAACTGAAGAAGAGATGGATCAAATTAATACGTTAAATCGTAATTTACATGTAGGAACGAATCCTGATAAATATGATACGTTATAA
- a CDS encoding aldo/keto reductase, with amino-acid sequence MKKRQLGNSDLYVTEIGFGCMSLGTSGTEAMRIIDEAIDLGINFFDTADLYDYGLNEEFVGKSLKGKRDQIVLTTKVGNRWTEEKNGWSWDPSKAYIKAEVKESLRRLQTDYIDLYQLHGGTTEDPIDETIEAFEELKKEGIIRHYGISSIRPNVIREYAKRSNIVSVLMEYSLLNRRPEEWFPLLNEHQISVIARGPLAKGILTNNNASKIERVKEKDYLSYSYDELNTTLASVKEIIGERSLTGSAIQYCLHNEAVASVIPGASSIQQLQANVHAGEQMSLTKEEYTQLQQIFKFDTYALHR; translated from the coding sequence ATGAAAAAACGTCAATTAGGAAACTCAGATTTATATGTTACGGAAATTGGATTTGGCTGTATGTCTCTCGGTACATCTGGGACTGAAGCTATGCGTATTATCGATGAGGCAATCGATTTAGGAATTAACTTTTTTGATACAGCGGACTTATACGATTATGGATTAAATGAAGAATTTGTTGGAAAATCTCTGAAAGGAAAACGCGACCAAATTGTTCTTACAACAAAGGTTGGAAATCGATGGACAGAAGAAAAAAACGGTTGGTCTTGGGATCCTTCTAAAGCTTATATAAAGGCCGAAGTAAAAGAGAGTTTACGTAGACTTCAAACAGATTATATTGATTTATATCAACTGCATGGCGGGACAACTGAAGATCCTATAGATGAAACAATTGAAGCCTTTGAAGAATTGAAAAAAGAAGGTATTATTCGTCATTATGGTATCTCTTCTATACGTCCAAATGTCATTCGTGAGTATGCAAAACGTTCAAATATCGTTAGTGTATTAATGGAATACAGCCTTTTAAATCGTCGTCCTGAAGAATGGTTCCCACTTCTTAATGAACATCAAATTAGTGTCATCGCACGCGGACCACTTGCGAAGGGCATTTTAACTAACAACAATGCAAGCAAGATAGAAAGAGTGAAGGAAAAAGATTACCTCTCCTATTCTTATGATGAATTAAATACAACACTCGCAAGTGTAAAAGAAATTATAGGAGAAAGATCTTTAACTGGATCGGCCATTCAATACTGCTTACATAATGAAGCTGTTGCATCTGTTATACCTGGTGCAAGCTCTATTCAGCAGTTGCAAGCAAATGTACATGCTGGGGAACAAATGTCTTTAACAAAAGAAGAATATACACAACTTCAGCAAATTTTTAAATTTGATACATATGCTTTACATCGTTAA
- the mciZ gene encoding Z-ring formation inhibitor MciZ, with amino-acid sequence MKVYILPNRVTLVGKAWQIRHKLKQYGKEYTTVQEWITANKK; translated from the coding sequence ATGAAAGTTTACATTTTACCAAATCGCGTCACTTTAGTCGGCAAAGCATGGCAAATTCGTCATAAGCTAAAACAATATGGAAAAGAGTATACAACTGTACAAGAGTGGATTACAGCAAATAAAAAGTAA
- a CDS encoding NUDIX hydrolase has product MSNLAERTVKTEPIFDGRVIKVRVDDVVLPNGEMSKREIVNHPGAVAIIAITDEGKIVLVEQYRKALEKAIVEIPAGKLEPGEKPEVTAVRELEEETGYVCENMELITSFYTSPGFADEILYVYKATGLKQKENKAALDEDEFVELMEVSLEEAVDLMKDLRIHDAKTMFAVQYLQLQK; this is encoded by the coding sequence ATGAGTAATCTTGCAGAAAGAACAGTAAAAACTGAACCGATTTTTGATGGTAGAGTTATAAAAGTTCGTGTTGATGATGTAGTATTACCAAATGGAGAAATGAGTAAACGTGAAATCGTAAATCACCCTGGGGCAGTTGCTATTATTGCTATTACTGATGAGGGGAAAATTGTACTCGTTGAGCAGTATCGTAAAGCTCTCGAAAAGGCAATTGTGGAAATTCCTGCTGGGAAGTTAGAACCTGGGGAAAAGCCAGAGGTAACAGCAGTTCGTGAATTAGAAGAAGAAACAGGATATGTGTGTGAAAATATGGAGCTTATTACATCTTTCTATACATCACCTGGTTTTGCAGATGAGATTTTATATGTATATAAAGCGACAGGATTAAAACAAAAAGAAAATAAAGCAGCTTTAGATGAAGATGAATTTGTGGAATTAATGGAAGTGTCATTAGAAGAAGCGGTTGATCTTATGAAAGACCTTCGCATTCATGATGCTAAGACGATGTTTGCAGTACAATATTTACAATTACAAAAATAA
- a CDS encoding GNAT family N-acetyltransferase codes for MKPLLLDFPTLFQTERLQVRKPFPGDGTEVYEAIQASLEDLLPWMPITAETEERAEEIVREAHGQFLLRETLDFHLYDKVSGTFIGAITLKPENWDIPKFSLHFWLHSAYTKQGYMTEAIKGAIQFAFDKLGARRIEIRTDATNVNACSLAERLEFILEGTMENDFLAPDGSLRDARVYAKIN; via the coding sequence TTGAAACCATTATTATTAGATTTTCCAACATTATTTCAAACTGAGCGCTTGCAAGTACGTAAGCCGTTTCCAGGTGACGGTACAGAAGTATATGAAGCAATCCAAGCTTCTCTAGAAGACTTATTACCGTGGATGCCAATTACAGCTGAAACAGAAGAACGTGCTGAAGAAATTGTTCGCGAAGCTCACGGACAGTTTTTACTTCGTGAAACACTTGATTTCCACTTATACGATAAAGTATCTGGTACATTCATCGGAGCTATTACTCTCAAGCCTGAAAACTGGGATATTCCAAAGTTTTCACTTCACTTCTGGTTACATAGCGCTTATACAAAGCAAGGCTATATGACAGAAGCCATTAAAGGTGCGATTCAATTTGCATTTGATAAGCTAGGTGCTAGAAGAATTGAAATTCGTACTGATGCAACAAATGTAAATGCATGTAGCTTAGCAGAACGTCTAGAGTTTATTTTAGAAGGAACTATGGAAAATGATTTCTTAGCACCAGATGGTAGCTTACGTGATGCACGTGTATATGCAAAAATCAATTAA
- the spoIIM gene encoding stage II sporulation protein M, with translation MWRKTWQDRVMSHIQENSSLYIFNAVLLLMGVIFGAILVNSLQINQKQDLSFYLQRFFGQVSKGEFAVAGEMFRESYFSQLKYIGFIWILGISIIGLPLIFILLFLKGVVVGFTVGFLVSQHGWNGLLLAFVSVLPQNLIIIPVFLVMTTIAASFSLRMIRHQFIRKITEPLLPLLIRYTCFFLVIGAVLAIASSVEAYASPVLMKEVVEAINKQ, from the coding sequence ATGTGGCGAAAAACTTGGCAAGACCGTGTAATGTCTCACATACAGGAAAATTCTTCACTATATATATTTAATGCGGTTTTATTACTGATGGGAGTAATATTCGGAGCGATTCTTGTGAATAGTTTACAGATAAACCAAAAGCAAGATTTATCATTTTATTTACAGCGTTTTTTTGGACAAGTTTCTAAAGGAGAATTTGCTGTCGCGGGCGAAATGTTTCGAGAAAGTTACTTTTCGCAATTAAAATATATCGGCTTTATTTGGATTTTGGGGATTTCAATTATTGGGTTGCCGCTCATTTTTATCTTACTATTTTTGAAAGGGGTAGTTGTTGGATTTACAGTAGGTTTTTTAGTAAGTCAGCACGGATGGAATGGACTATTACTAGCATTTGTATCTGTATTGCCACAAAATTTAATTATAATTCCTGTATTTCTCGTTATGACAACAATTGCTGCAAGCTTTTCCTTGAGAATGATTAGGCATCAATTTATCCGGAAAATAACTGAGCCACTATTACCGTTATTAATTCGCTATACATGCTTTTTTCTCGTGATTGGAGCGGTATTAGCTATTGCTTCCAGTGTCGAAGCGTATGCATCACCAGTTTTAATGAAAGAAGTCGTGGAGGCTATTAACAAACAATAA
- a CDS encoding Fur family transcriptional regulator: MEERIERIKKQLHAASYKLTPQREATVRVLLENEEDHLSAEDVYLLVKEKSPEIGLATVYRTLELLSELKVVDKINFGDGVSRYDLRQEGAQRFHHHLICTQCGAVQEIQEDLLGEVENKVERDWSFKVKDHRLTFHGICKNCQENETDEK; this comes from the coding sequence ATGGAAGAAAGAATTGAACGAATTAAAAAGCAATTACATGCAGCGAGCTATAAATTGACACCACAACGTGAAGCAACAGTTCGTGTGCTGCTAGAAAATGAAGAAGATCATTTAAGCGCAGAAGATGTATACCTCCTTGTAAAAGAAAAGTCGCCAGAGATCGGATTAGCAACCGTCTATCGAACTTTAGAGTTATTGTCTGAGTTGAAAGTTGTCGATAAGATTAACTTTGGAGACGGTGTTTCGCGTTATGACTTACGCCAAGAAGGTGCACAGCGTTTCCATCATCATTTAATCTGTACACAATGCGGTGCTGTACAAGAAATACAAGAAGATTTACTTGGTGAAGTGGAGAATAAAGTGGAACGAGACTGGAGCTTTAAGGTGAAAGATCATCGTTTAACATTCCATGGGATTTGTAAAAATTGTCAAGAAAATGAAACGGATGAAAAATAA
- a CDS encoding YqzK family protein, whose protein sequence is MRRALKLTFDGMKVFLLFTSCTILFYFAILWINEEYESYHRYEKPKEETVEKVSGNEEPEKDAFVNRMMFFYENGE, encoded by the coding sequence ATGCGCCGAGCTTTAAAATTAACTTTTGATGGGATGAAAGTATTTTTATTATTTACAAGTTGTACGATTTTGTTTTATTTCGCTATACTATGGATAAATGAAGAATATGAAAGTTACCATCGTTATGAAAAGCCAAAAGAAGAGACTGTAGAAAAAGTATCAGGGAATGAGGAGCCGGAAAAGGATGCTTTCGTAAATAGAATGATGTTTTTCTATGAAAATGGGGAGTAG
- the xerD gene encoding site-specific tyrosine recombinase XerD yields the protein MEDQLKDFIHYMIVEKGLAKNTVVSYERDLKSYVKYLQNVEQTKTFHEVTRLHIVNFLQYLKENGKSSKTLARHIASIRSFHQFLLRERAVEHDPSVHIETPQGERKLPKVLSIDEVEALLQTPKTASAFGIRDKAMLELLYATGLRVSELIALNLEDVHLTMGFVRCIGKGNKERIIPLGSLATEAIQKYIEKGRRELMGKKAVDALFLNHHGNRLSRQGFWKILKRLAKEANIEKELTPHTLRHSFATHLLENGADLRAVQEMLGHADISTTQIYTHVSKTRLKDVYKQFHPRA from the coding sequence TTGGAAGATCAATTAAAAGATTTTATTCATTATATGATTGTTGAAAAAGGGTTAGCGAAAAATACAGTTGTATCTTATGAACGTGATTTGAAAAGCTATGTGAAGTATTTGCAAAATGTAGAACAAACGAAGACGTTTCATGAAGTGACACGCTTGCATATTGTTAACTTTTTGCAGTATTTAAAAGAAAACGGGAAATCTTCAAAAACATTGGCGCGTCATATTGCATCGATTCGTTCGTTTCATCAATTTTTACTTCGTGAACGAGCAGTGGAGCATGACCCATCGGTACATATTGAAACACCACAAGGGGAACGGAAATTACCAAAAGTATTATCAATCGACGAAGTGGAAGCATTGCTTCAAACACCGAAAACGGCAAGTGCTTTTGGGATTCGTGATAAGGCAATGTTAGAGTTGTTGTATGCAACAGGACTTCGTGTTTCAGAATTAATTGCATTAAATTTAGAAGATGTACACTTAACGATGGGGTTTGTTCGCTGCATTGGGAAAGGGAATAAAGAAAGAATTATTCCATTAGGAAGCTTAGCGACAGAAGCGATTCAAAAGTATATTGAAAAAGGAAGAAGAGAATTGATGGGTAAAAAAGCAGTAGATGCACTCTTTTTAAACCATCATGGTAACCGATTATCGAGACAAGGATTTTGGAAAATTTTAAAACGATTAGCGAAAGAAGCAAATATTGAAAAAGAGCTTACACCGCATACGTTGCGTCACTCTTTTGCTACGCATTTATTAGAGAACGGGGCAGATTTGCGTGCTGTACAAGAGATGCTTGGACATGCAGATATTTCGACGACACAAATTTATACGCACGTTTCAAAAACTAGATTAAAAGATGTATATAAACAGTTTCACCCGAGAGCATAG
- a CDS encoding FixH family protein, with the protein MMKKLIMTLFIAMLALAGCNTNKEEPKKEQKLEGIDVAVQTNPKEIKPGEKTEVQALVTQGKERVTDADDVKFEIWKDGDEKHEMLDGKHKGKGVYAVEKTFETDGVYHIIPHTNARDIHVMPEHKVAVGNAKVEDAKKESGDHSAGHGDHKSDTMIHLMAGDIKANAEATMKVHLKQKEEALTGAEVQLEIWKDGVEKHEFIPAKEGNKGEYESKHTFKENGAYKVKVHVRKGELHEHKEETVEVK; encoded by the coding sequence ATGATGAAAAAACTTATTATGACGTTATTTATCGCGATGCTAGCACTGGCTGGCTGTAATACAAACAAAGAAGAACCGAAAAAAGAACAGAAACTTGAAGGTATAGACGTAGCGGTTCAAACGAATCCGAAAGAAATTAAACCTGGTGAAAAAACAGAAGTACAAGCACTTGTTACACAAGGAAAAGAAAGAGTAACGGATGCTGATGACGTAAAGTTTGAGATTTGGAAAGATGGCGACGAGAAACACGAGATGTTAGATGGTAAGCATAAAGGAAAAGGTGTTTATGCAGTAGAGAAAACATTTGAAACTGATGGAGTATATCATATTATTCCTCATACAAATGCACGTGATATACACGTTATGCCAGAACACAAAGTTGCTGTAGGGAATGCGAAAGTAGAAGATGCGAAAAAAGAAAGTGGTGATCATAGTGCAGGACACGGTGATCATAAAAGTGACACAATGATTCATCTTATGGCCGGTGACATAAAAGCAAATGCTGAAGCAACAATGAAAGTCCATTTAAAGCAAAAAGAAGAAGCGTTAACTGGTGCTGAAGTTCAACTTGAGATTTGGAAAGATGGTGTTGAAAAACACGAATTTATTCCAGCGAAAGAGGGGAATAAAGGAGAGTATGAAAGTAAACATACTTTCAAAGAGAATGGTGCTTATAAAGTGAAAGTTCATGTAAGAAAAGGCGAACTACATGAACATAAAGAAGAAACAGTAGAAGTAAAATAA
- the deoB gene encoding phosphopentomutase, with product MNKYKRIFLVVMDSVGIGEAPDAEQFGDLGSDTIGHIAEHMNGLQMPNMVKLGLGNIREMKGISKVEKPLGYYTKMQEKSTGKDTMTGHWEIMGLYIDTPFQVFPEGFPKELLDELEEKTGRKIIGNKPASGTEILDELGQEQMETGSLIVYTSADSVLQIAAHEEVVPLDELYKICKIARELTLDEKYMVGRVIARPFVGEPGKFTRTPNRHDYALKPFGRTVMNELKDSDYDVIAIGKISDIYDGEGVTESLRTKSNMDGMDKLVDTLNMDFTGLSFLNLVDFDALFGHRRDPQGYGEALQEYDARLPEVFEKLKEDDLLLITADHGNDPVHPGTDHTREYVPLLAYSPSMKEGGQELALRQTFADIGATVAENFGVKMPEYGTSFLNELKK from the coding sequence ATGAATAAATATAAACGTATATTCCTAGTCGTAATGGACTCTGTAGGAATCGGTGAAGCACCTGATGCTGAACAATTTGGTGATTTAGGTTCTGACACAATTGGTCACATTGCTGAACATATGAATGGATTACAAATGCCAAACATGGTGAAATTAGGTCTTGGTAACATTCGTGAAATGAAAGGGATCTCAAAAGTAGAGAAGCCACTTGGATATTATACAAAAATGCAAGAGAAATCTACCGGTAAAGATACAATGACAGGTCACTGGGAAATTATGGGCCTTTACATTGATACACCATTCCAAGTATTCCCTGAAGGATTCCCGAAAGAATTACTTGATGAATTAGAAGAAAAAACAGGCCGTAAAATTATCGGTAATAAGCCAGCTTCTGGAACAGAAATTCTTGATGAGCTTGGTCAAGAGCAAATGGAAACAGGCTCTTTAATCGTTTACACTTCTGCTGATAGTGTATTACAAATTGCAGCACACGAAGAAGTAGTGCCACTTGATGAGTTATATAAAATTTGTAAAATTGCCCGTGAACTAACGTTAGATGAGAAGTACATGGTAGGACGTGTTATCGCGCGTCCATTCGTTGGAGAACCAGGGAAATTCACACGTACACCAAATCGTCATGACTATGCATTAAAACCATTTGGTCGCACAGTAATGAATGAATTAAAAGATAGTGACTACGATGTTATTGCTATCGGTAAAATTTCTGATATTTATGATGGCGAAGGGGTAACGGAATCACTTCGTACGAAGTCTAACATGGATGGAATGGATAAGCTTGTAGATACATTAAACATGGACTTTACAGGTCTTAGCTTCTTAAACTTAGTTGACTTTGATGCATTATTCGGTCACCGTCGTGATCCACAAGGATATGGAGAAGCTCTGCAAGAATATGATGCACGTCTTCCAGAAGTATTCGAAAAACTTAAAGAAGATGATTTATTATTAATTACAGCAGACCATGGTAATGATCCAGTACATCCTGGTACTGATCATACACGTGAATATGTACCGTTATTAGCATATAGCCCAAGCATGAAAGAAGGCGGACAAGAATTAGCACTTCGTCAAACATTTGCTGATATTGGTGCAACTGTAGCAGAAAACTTCGGTGTGAAAATGCCAGAATACGGAACAAGCTTCTTAAACGAGCTAAAGAAATAG
- a CDS encoding purine-nucleoside phosphorylase, translated as MNRELITKSASYLKEKFQETPQVGLILGSGLGVLADEIENAVTVPYSEIPEFPVSTVEGHAGQLVFGTLQGVPVVAMQGRFHFYEGYDMQKVTFPVRVMKELGVETVVVTNAAGGVNTSFEPGDLMLISDHINFMGTNPLIGPNDSEMGVRFPDMSTSYTPELREMAKQVAADLNIKVQEGVYVGMTGPVYETPAEIRMLRTLGGDAVGMSTVPEVIVARHAGMKVLGISCISNMAAGILDQPLHHDEVIETTERVKANFLALVKAIVKQMKG; from the coding sequence ATGAATCGTGAACTTATTACAAAATCAGCTTCATACTTAAAAGAGAAATTTCAAGAAACACCACAAGTAGGACTAATCCTTGGATCTGGACTAGGTGTATTAGCAGATGAAATCGAGAACGCAGTAACAGTGCCGTACAGCGAAATTCCTGAATTCCCAGTATCAACTGTAGAAGGACATGCAGGTCAACTAGTATTTGGTACACTTCAAGGTGTACCTGTAGTAGCAATGCAAGGACGTTTCCATTTCTACGAAGGATATGACATGCAAAAAGTAACATTCCCAGTTCGTGTTATGAAAGAACTAGGTGTAGAAACTGTTGTTGTAACGAACGCAGCTGGTGGTGTAAATACATCATTCGAGCCAGGCGATCTTATGTTAATTTCAGACCACATCAACTTCATGGGCACGAATCCATTAATCGGACCAAATGATTCTGAAATGGGCGTACGTTTCCCTGATATGTCTACATCATATACGCCAGAACTTCGTGAAATGGCGAAACAAGTTGCAGCAGACTTAAACATTAAAGTACAAGAAGGTGTATACGTTGGAATGACAGGTCCTGTATATGAAACACCAGCTGAAATTCGTATGCTTCGTACACTTGGCGGAGATGCAGTTGGTATGTCAACAGTACCTGAAGTAATTGTAGCGCGTCATGCGGGTATGAAAGTACTTGGTATTTCTTGTATTTCAAATATGGCAGCTGGTATTTTAGATCAACCACTTCACCACGATGAAGTAATTGAAACGACAGAACGTGTTAAAGCTAACTTCTTAGCATTAGTAAAAGCAATCGTAAAACAAATGAAGGGGTGA
- a CDS encoding pyrimidine-nucleoside phosphorylase, translating into MRMVDLIAKKRDGQALTTEEINFIVEGYTNGDIPDYQVSSLAMAIFFQDMNDQERADLTMAMVNSGDTIDLSAIEGVKVDKHSTGGVGDTTTLVLGPLVAALGVPVAKMSGRGLGHTGGTIDKLEAVPGFHVEIENDEFMRLVNENKIAVIGQSGNLTPADKKLYALRDVTATVNSIPLIASSIMSKKIAAGADAIVLDVKTGAGAFMKTDEDAKRLAEAMVRIGNNVGRNTMAVISDMSQPLGEAIGNALEVQEAIDTLQGKGPKDLEELCLTLGSQMVYLAGQASSLEDAREKLIEVMNNGKALESFKTFLSAQGGDASVVDDPSKLPQAQFKIEVEAKEDGYVSEIVADEIGTAAMLLGAGRATKESEIDLAVGLMLRKKVGDSVKKGDSLVTIYANRENVEDVKAKIYENMKIAKDHVDAPTLVHGIVTK; encoded by the coding sequence ATGAGAATGGTGGACCTAATTGCAAAAAAACGTGATGGACAAGCATTAACGACAGAAGAAATTAACTTTATTGTTGAAGGATATACAAATGGTGATATTCCTGATTATCAAGTAAGTTCACTTGCAATGGCAATTTTCTTCCAAGATATGAATGATCAAGAACGTGCAGATTTAACGATGGCAATGGTAAATAGCGGTGATACAATTGATTTATCAGCCATTGAAGGGGTAAAAGTAGATAAGCATTCAACAGGTGGTGTTGGTGATACAACGACACTTGTATTAGGTCCATTAGTAGCTGCTTTAGGTGTACCGGTAGCGAAAATGTCTGGACGTGGTTTAGGACATACTGGTGGTACAATTGATAAATTAGAAGCAGTTCCAGGATTCCATGTGGAAATTGAAAATGATGAATTCATGCGTCTTGTAAATGAAAATAAAATTGCTGTTATCGGTCAAAGTGGAAACTTAACACCCGCTGATAAAAAATTGTATGCACTTCGTGATGTAACGGCAACAGTAAACTCAATTCCGCTTATTGCAAGCTCGATTATGAGTAAAAAAATTGCTGCTGGTGCAGATGCAATTGTTCTTGATGTAAAAACTGGAGCAGGAGCATTTATGAAAACGGATGAAGATGCAAAACGTTTAGCTGAAGCAATGGTACGCATTGGTAATAACGTTGGTCGTAATACGATGGCGGTTATTTCTGATATGAGTCAGCCGCTTGGTGAAGCAATTGGTAACGCATTAGAAGTACAAGAAGCAATTGATACATTACAAGGTAAAGGACCGAAAGATTTAGAAGAGTTATGTTTAACGCTTGGAAGTCAGATGGTGTACCTTGCTGGACAAGCTTCATCTTTAGAAGATGCGCGTGAAAAGTTAATTGAAGTAATGAACAATGGTAAAGCGCTAGAATCATTTAAAACGTTCTTATCAGCGCAAGGCGGCGATGCATCTGTTGTTGATGATCCTTCTAAATTGCCACAAGCACAATTTAAAATTGAAGTAGAAGCGAAAGAAGACGGTTACGTATCGGAAATCGTTGCAGATGAAATCGGAACAGCAGCAATGCTTTTAGGAGCAGGGCGTGCAACGAAAGAGTCTGAAATTGATTTAGCAGTTGGTCTAATGCTTCGCAAAAAAGTAGGCGATAGCGTGAAAAAAGGTGACTCTCTTGTTACAATTTACGCGAACCGCGAAAATGTTGAAGATGTAAAAGCGAAAATTTATGAGAACATGAAAATCGCTAAAGACCACGTAGATGCACCAACTTTAGTGCACGGTATTGTAACGAAGTAA